The Arachis ipaensis cultivar K30076 chromosome B10, Araip1.1, whole genome shotgun sequence DNA window GAGCGGCGGCGTCTGATGGGTGTTGCGGCAGCAAGGATAGGCGAACCAGAGATACAACAGAGGAAGAAGATGAGAAAATgatgttgattgaaattggatcTATAAACCCTAACAGACATGCTTATCTTCTGagaaactaaaactaaaagaaaaagagaaaaagtataAATAACAAAAGTTTAAGGGATCAAAatctatttaataaatttttcaaaaaaaaaggggtacattttgtaattatttttatgatggTTAACGATACACCTACAAAAAAAATGTAGGAGTAAGGAATTCATGGCCTAATAGATATAatagattttttaattttgatgagAACTTTACAAGTTTTTTTCATATGTTTTCAAAACTCAAAAGTACCATAACTTTTAAAAGTCACACACACAAGTAATTAagctttttaatttaccaaatataAAATAAGGTGCTTGTGGTTTACCAAACCAAACTTTAATCTGGTTGAATCCGGTTCATTCATTCGATAACCTGACTGGTTCCATATTCAGAGCTTTGCGTAAAACCCTACTCCTGAACCTTCATTCTCAAGCAGACTACTATGGACGTTGACGCCATTGGAGACCATGCCGAGAAGCTCAAGTCCCTTCGAATTGAGGAATACGAAGATGACGACGATGACGACgatgacgaagaagaagaagctgtcaCACTTGGTTTCGTTGAGAACCCCAAAAATGAATGGTCTCTTGAGCGCCAATTTTTCCCCAGCAAAGCTGGCGGAGTACCGGTACTCCCACTATGCTTCTGTGTTCATCCCTCTTATTCAATGAAACTAAAACCTGCTGTtatataaagaaaatgaaaagtttCAATTTTTGATGGTGATGTGTTCATTTTGTGAACTGTGAATATTGGTGTAGGCTTGGCTTGATCCTGTGGATATACCATCAGGGAGGTCATCAATTTGTGACATTTGTGGCGAACCTTTACAATTCCTGCTTCAGGTATCATTCTATCCATCACTGTTCCTATACTCTCCTAATAATGGCATGGTTTGTAATTTACACGATATTCATTCAAAGATGTGAGTGAAATTTCAAGTTAGGAGAAGTTTTAGCTGCACCAATTAGTAGGATATATCCTTTTTCTTCTACCCAGCTAAGGGATTACTGGAATTCTTGAAATGATAGGTTTATGCACCTACTAAGAAGGAAAGTGCATTTCATCGGATGCTGTTTGTTTTCATGTGCCGTTCCATGAAATGTCTTCTCAGGGATCAGCATGAGCAGTGGAAACGCCACCCGGAGAAGCCATCTAGAAGGTTCGTAATGTCTGACGAGAAAGAAAGTTTTCTTCCATGGTCTTTGGGGTTCCTTTGGCCAATGAATTCTGATTGTGTAATGATTTATTGAAGTGTGAAGGTTTTCCGTTGTCAGTTACCTCGCTTTAATCCTTTTTACTCAAGTGAACCGCCTAAGTATGATGGGAATTACAAACCTTCTGGCATTGGAGGTTAGTTTATCATCATTTTATTTTTTGGCTCTTTTGTTGGGTATCATACATATATAAATGTATATGCTATTGTGATTTGATTCATTTTTACTAGTGTTTGTGTGATTTTGTATCTTGGGAAAATGGGTATTCATGATTATCAGATGGTCTTTGCTTCTGTCTGTGTGTGATTTCGGTTCTGTTCTTCAATTGCTAGTTTTCTTAGTTGTATCTGTTGATTTATGAATTTTTTAACCGGTGACTGTTTCATCATGAGGAGTAGCATTCTAAAGGTATTGCATGAGTTATAGAGTTCATGTGTACATGCAATGCAattcatcttttttattttgtgacaCCATGCTTTTGCTACATTTCAGTCTCAAAATTTGATTCCCCGAACAAGTTGCTCTTACGTCGTATCTTTATTGTTCTTATACTCAGCATTATTTCtactattattttttctttgtatATGACTAATTTATGGCCTGCTTTTACATTAAGATTGCTGTATTAGTACTTCTATTGATTAAGCATATTTTATTAAAAGATAGGATTCTCTCTTTCTTTTAGCTACTCTTTGCAATTGGTGTGGGACATGGAAAGGAGATAAACTCTGCAGTAGTTGCAGACAAGTGCGGTATTGTTCTGAGAAACACCAGGTAGTTGAATTGATTAAATGTCTCGTTTAGTCTCCTTTTCACAAATTTCATCCTATAAAATTCCtttccattttcaatttgcaGGTAATGAGTTGGCGCTCAGGTCATAAAATTGTTTGCCAGCAGATGAAAGCTTCTTCACCTATTGGCGAATCCAATAAAAGTGGAGCCACTTCATTGGAGTCTCATAAAGGTCACAGTTGTTTAAGACCTGTATATTTCATGAGTCACGTAGGTTAATCTAAAATTTAATACTTTCTAGCATAATGTTCATTACATCTGATATCTTACCATACAGTTGGAAGCAAGAATGTGTGGCCTGAATTTGAAATCATCATTGAACACGAAAGTGAATATAACACAGACATTCCTGAGGATAATGCTTTATCTAATTCCTTGATCTCGAAGAACAAGATTGATGACACAATGAATTCACTTATGGATAGTTTTCAGGTACAACGTGTAGCTGTTTTCATCACTGAAATCATGTTTCTTATCGTTTAGGATCAAGATCCTCTAAAGTGAGAAAGTTGGTAAAGTAGTAAAATGAGAAGTTAATCACTCTTAAATTAAGATAGTGGGGCGCACATttcataaaagttataaaatcaATGGTGATTAATCCTTCACTTTACCACTTTATCAACTTCCtgactttagaggatccaaattctatTGTTTAAGCATATAGTTTGCTCACGATATTATTTGCAAACAGGGTGATGATGACAAAAAGAGTTGGGTTTACTTCCAAGAACGCATTGCCAAGGCCCCCGAACAAGTGTTGAGGTGATTATTATTGAGTTATTTAGAGTGCTTAACTGAGTTGAAGAACTTCTTTCAGCGTCCTTATGATGGCAGCTTATTTGCTAAAAATGTTCCAAAACCAGATTTTCTTGCATAATGGataaacaaattcaaaataaCCCAACTAATTGAACTGATTTCAGGATATATTTCCATTAACCGACTGATACAAACTTATGGTAAATACAGGTACTATAAGGATACAAATGCGAAGCCAATATGGCCTGTTTCGAGTGGTCGGCCATCCAATGCTGATATCCCTAAATGCAGTTATTGTGGTGGACCAAGGTGTCATGAATTTCAGGTAGTTAGTTACGAGAAGTTTTTGCTTGAAGGGTTCTTCATGGTTTTTCTATTGGTGTTGATGTTACTTTTAGATTTTTAGTTAATAAGCTGTTATTATTGTTGGTGGCACTAGATTTTACCACAGCTGCTATATTACTTTGGAGTAGACAATGAAGCGGACTCTTTGGATTGGGCTTCAATTGTGGTGTATGCATGTGAAGCTTCTTGCGAAGCAGGTTTGCCTTACAAAGACGAGTATGCTTTTGTTCAACTTTTTTCACCTTCCCATAATACAATCCACTGAAATTTTGACCTTGCccttgtattaaaaaaatttaagatatttttGTTAAGAGTTTTTGGATGTGGGGATAGGAATATATGTATTTACCTTTGTCCTCAACTTTGAGGATCATGACTGGTTATTGTGTGATTTATaggtttttgttgaaaattttctctttaattagaAGTAGGCTATTTTTTGTACCTTTGTGTGTTATTTTTGGAGTTCCTACTATGTAtaatgtatttttcttttttttagaagTATTTTTGTTCGTTATACATTAATTGTTTAATCAGTAATGCATTGCAAGGGTCCATAACTCTATCAAAGTTCAAAAGTAAATCAAGAGAAGAGAAGATGATTACATTGTTGAATAGAAGCTTCTTTACATAAAATAGAACTTCACTAAGTTGATGTAGACGGAATATGATAACATGAAATGAATATCACTATGCTTCTCTACCCAATTCAAGACAATCAAAGGTTCTTCATCTCTTGTTATTTgaacataattttaaattttttatgtatgatagttttaatattattattatttttaaccgTCCCACTTCAAACTGCTAGATATCATATCAAATTGTGTTTTATTTAGAATTTGAATTTATCAAATCCAATACAAAGTATAACAAATTATATAATCCGAGACAAGGACACCCTAACTAATTCATTATGTTATTCATGGGATGAAAGAATATATGTGAGGCCTATGCCATTTTACTATTTTAGAGGCACAATTTAATTGTGGTGGTGATTGGTGAATCTCAACACTCAAACTAGGAGAAAATTCTGCCTCTAAGAGAGTTATTATTTTAGTGTTGGCTAATGATACTCCCACATAAAAGTGGGAGTAAGGAATCCATGGCCCTAAAAGAGTTGCATTCAATTCTTTTactatttttttcccttttttgcaGCCCTTCGAATCTTATCAAAATGCAAATAGAAATAGTGCTAATTTGAAATAAGTTTGTAAAACAAAATAATCCAAACATTAAAtaacattaaatagaaaattatacTAGCAATTGCATAGTTTCATCTTTCATGGTTGGAATCAATGAATGGATAATATGAGAACAATAATGAAGTACGAATGCACGAGTGCCAACTGGTGGTGCCACCGTGCCAGAGCCTAAATGACTATTATGCAAATTGGAGACTCTGGATAATCACCATTATCATCCACAAATCAAAccccataaattttattcctttttcacACTTAAATTTATTTAGTTAGTAATCTATGAAATTGATTTTGCGTATGTAGTTGGTATATTTAAATAGGAGTTTACCATTGTTCCGTTACAAAAGATAGACACGATTATTTTCGTTAAGAAAGTCTTAATTGGATAACCTTAGCGTTGCTTCTAAACTGAGAAATGAAATATCACTTCTTTATTCAACATAATAAAAAATGTTACTTATACTTTTACTATTAGTTTATAGACATAATTACCTAATTTAAAAAAGATCTTGTCAACTTGACCTGTTGCGGGTAGAGTTGAGTGTGGAGCGGGTTGGATAGAGTGCGAATTGAAATTCAATTCTACCAATTAACCCGTATCTTATATATAtgttatattatataaaaaaaatgtgttAGGAATGAGTGTCAAAccaagaattttttatttatataaaagatCTTTAATCATTAAGCCAAAATCTTCAATTAGATATTTAAcatttttgtttatataaaaacCAAATTTATTTAGTGATATATAAATACCAAATTACAACAGTAAAATctcattaaattattaaatattgtATTTGTTTGAGATCTGcagataaaaaattaaagttgaattTAAACTCTATCATACCTTATTCATTACCACTCCTATTCTCAAcaaaccatgaaaaagaaaatccTTCTCTTCCAAACATGAACTTCTCCAACCATTTTTATATTCCAAAGCTTATTCTACATATTAATGCATCGTTTAATCctaaaaattaatttaagaaaCGGAATTACTTAGCATTTTAGCTAGATTCTAGACTATATATTTTTTCAAGCATTATAGAGCCCCTAAGTCCTAATACCTTATCAGAAATCCCCGGTCTCCACCTTCTGAAGTCTGAATTCCATAATAtctataaaaaaacaaaaaacttgaCAACTTTCACATTGAATTGCGTGAATAtaatttctaaataaaaaatatttggtaaaaaataattaacgaatattaaataaaattggcTGTTTTTTTTTCCTAGTATTATCGTTACtaaaattttctttaaaaaatgtGTTTAGTTTCTTAGTAAGCACGTGTGATCAGGTTAGTATTTGAGAATAACGACACCGAAAAGCGACCAATAAGGACCAACTTTGTTTGCATTATGATGATGAAGAAATAGAGAATGTTCATCGTTCTTATTATTTGTCTTCGGTGAAAGAAAGTGAGGAGGAAGCAAAAGCTTCGCTTCTTTACAGTTACAAGCACANNNNNNNNNNNNNNNNNNNNNNNNNNNNNNNNNNNNNNNNNNNNNNNNNNNNNNNNNNNNNNNNNNNNNNNNNNNNNNNNNNNNNNNNNNTTACAAATAATATATCAGTTAAAAAATTTTATGACCGAgttcttttttatatataaagtCGTGTATAATAGAACCATTTCAGCagcattcacatatatacatcttATTTAGTAGCACATAATAATGAGTGAATTAGTATGATAGAATCATTTCTCATACACGTTACTTTTCTAATTTTCTTAGAATTGTGCAACTTAGATACAGAAATTGAATGATGCTATTTTTCTTTCTCCCTGTAATGTACAAGGTTATGAATATCAATTTGGCCCTCTAAATGAAGAGGAAGACTACAAGTCAGCCTGTGACAAGGAAGAACATTGTGGTCGTTTGTAGTGCTGGGAATGGTGGTCCTTTGCCTCAAACTTCGTCAGACATTGCATCATGGATCATCACCGTTGGTGCTAGTACTGTGGATCGTTCATTTGTTGCACCAATTATGCTACAAGATGGCACAATTATTGAGGTAATAATAAGTTTAACTTCACTTTTCTTGTTAATTAACTAGCTAGGATCTTCAAAGTAGGAACTATTAGTACCTATAAGGGTTTGAAGTTGAAAATTGAAAAACTcaattacatatataaatatataaaagtaaTGCATTCTactttttgttattgacaaataCATCTTTTTTTCTTGTTAATCATTTGATGCTTACAATCAAAGTAAAGATATTAAAAATCACTTTCAATAACAGTACTCATCATTTGACACAATCATATTCCTGTAACAACACATGCACCAGATATTGCAGTGCTTATATATATCTATGTCAATATCAGGGTAGATCAATTACTCCAAGGCACATGCCAAACAGCTTCTATCCATTGGTGCTCACTGAGAAGTTGAATTTCCAGGCATGCCTACTAGCCATTCTGGGTATGCATAGTTTTCAATTTTACTGTTGTATATATTGATTAGTATATGACATGGCAAACAAAGGTAGAAAAAAGTAAATACTAGTTTTGTGTAATGATATATGCAGGTTCTGTTTGGACAACAGCCTTGATCGTAACAAGGCCAAGGGGAAGATAGTTGTGTGCATGAGAGGGGAAGGAGGAAGAATAAGAAAGGGATTAAGAAGTTGAAAGAGCTGGTGGTGTTGGTTTCATCCTAGGAAACAATGAACAACTTGGGAATGATCTATCAAGTGACGCTCACTTCATTCCTTCCACTCAAGTGTCCTATCACAATGTCTTGAAACTCATTCACTACATCAATTCTTCTTCTAATCCAATGGTAACTGATGAAACTGGTAATCCTGCAACCCCATTTGCAATTGATGCTGGACACTTCAACCCTGTAAAGGCAGCAGATCCTGGACTAGTTTATGATGCTTCTTACATGGACTACGTTGTCTATACTTGTAGCTTTGGAGTGACTCAATACTTTGATGTTGCTTATAACTGtccaaactcatcatcattgccTGAACCAACAGATCTCAGCTATCCATCCATACAAATCAGCGGACTCAATGGAACTAAGAATATTAAGAGGACAGTCGCCAATGTTGGTAAGAGGAGCAGTGATTACATGTTTAGTGCTAAGTCACCAGAGGAGTTTTCCATCACAGCAACTCCAAATTTTCTTGAGTTCAATCATGTTGGACAGAAAATTAGCTTCAACATCACAGTGACAGTAAAGATGGGTCAGATTCCAAACAAGTATGGCCCGGATAGATACTACTTTGGATGGTATGCTTGGACTAACCAGAATCATGTTGTAAGAAGCCAAGTTGCAGTGTCTTTTACCTAATATTATTGCCTCTTGTTAATCATTTCAATTGATTTATTATTGGAGGGGCATGCATGATTCAGATAAGGTACTGCTACTAGAAGCACAAGTTGATGGTTGTAGCTATGATCATgtgatatataatatattaagaattaagaatatggaaaaGTAACGCTTTGGCTTATATTTCAGAAATTATGGGTGCTATATATTTTAGTCCATACAAGAGTAACACCATAAAAAGTTTAATGTCTTTGTGAATAGCATATGGTCTTGGAATTTCAAGTCATAGAGGCAATCACAGAGAGTTAACCATGGTTGAGCCTTTCTCTGTTCATTATCTGATGAAGACCGTGGCCCCCACGATTGGACCTTGAATGTTTTGGCATTTTGCCATATCTATATATTAAATTAAGCAGCAAGCAGAGGCTATTTTTGTTTGTATGGAAGTAAAATGagtgatatattttaatattataatttattagAAAGTCTGACTTCTATACCTCACAAAAATCAAATCCCAAATTAAACTATTTTACATTTGAAATTAATATTCTAGCAGTCTATGATCTGAAAAAACACCATTAAACtctatcaaaaataaaaagtggCAAGCAGAGTGTAGTTCTCTAAAATTACTATAATAATAGAGTAGATGGAAATTGACCACCAACCTCAGTcaaaaaagcaaaaagaaaaaagggtTGAGGCTAGAAGACTAGAAGCTATGGCACTCACAAACATGGCAGAAGGAGTATACAGCAACAACAAC harbors:
- the LOC107623450 gene encoding programmed cell death protein 2, translating into MDVDAIGDHAEKLKSLRIEEYEDDDDDDDDEEEEAVTLGFVENPKNEWSLERQFFPSKAGGVPAWLDPVDIPSGRSSICDICGEPLQFLLQVYAPTKKESAFHRMLFVFMCRSMKCLLRDQHEQWKRHPEKPSRSVKVFRCQLPRFNPFYSSEPPKYDGNYKPSGIGATLCNWCGTWKGDKLCSSCRQVRYCSEKHQVMSWRSGHKIVCQQMKASSPIGESNKSGATSLESHKVGSKNVWPEFEIIIEHESEYNTDIPEDNALSNSLISKNKIDDTMNSLMDSFQGDDDKKSWVYFQERIAKAPEQVLRYYKDTNAKPIWPVSSGRPSNADIPKCSYCGGPRCHEFQILPQLLYYFGVDNEADSLDWASIVVYACEASCEAGLPYKDEYAFVQLFSPSHNTIH